In a genomic window of Apteryx mantelli isolate bAptMan1 chromosome 2, bAptMan1.hap1, whole genome shotgun sequence:
- the ATAD2 gene encoding ATPase family AAA domain-containing protein 2 isoform X1, producing MVVLRSSGARRPGPAARDGRRRPPFDLMDSSSEFLSLEPAPLGGRRVWTRSGAASAAAAGPKGAGGAARAAEAEFSSGKIECFNGHCLRSMRKSIPPSSDSSFDKSMELLSENVSGRHFTRRLAKLKADKKPEERKEVTRSLKTRADAKATEEIHEENGDLEVRRSCRLRRSRYTTTNQSVLFDKLITNTAEAVLQKMDDMKKMRRRRMMDLEDLGVFNDAEEENLDVYSRGKKKKEIQRTDEEIADNQDGSVESSEEGEDQDDEDGEDTQKRYDLRQRKTVVRYQAPLEKPRQRKIFFSGRSSPVRQRYSFRSAQSQSPCCKRTNRRRHAVHNSDSTSSSSSSSSSDDEERFERRRKRSRNRALRRCLPLNFRKDELKGIHKDRMKIGASLADVDPMQIDCSVRFDGVGGLSDHISALKEMVIFPLLYPEVFERFKIQPPRGCLFYGPPGTGKTLVARALANECSQGDRRIAFFMRKGADCLSKWVGESERQLRLLFDQAYQMRPSIIFFDEIDGLAPVRSSRQDQIHSSIVSTLLALMDGLDSRGEIVVIGATNRLDSIDPALRRPGRFDREFLFSLPNKEARKEILKIHTRDWTPKPLDMFLEELAEKCVGYCGADIKSICAEAALCALRRRYPQIYRSSEKLQLDITSIKITAKDFVVAMQKTVPASQRAVASPGQALSPISKPLLENTLERILEALQRVFPHAELGLKKDQQQDGINHILKNDSIYSDEESPSVFEDKLSHKMPGRQKEKFLNFNRNAYHQPTSYRPRLLLAGEPGYGQGSHLAPAVIHALEKFAVYTLDLSVLFVSVTSPEETCAQLIREAQRTAPSIIYIPHIHLWWETVGVALKATFTTLLQNIPTFAPILLLATSDVCHADLPKEIQDLFINDYGEVFNIRLPSKEERRKFFEDLIVNQAAKPPASKKKAVWQALEVLPVAPPPEPRQLTEEEIKQLEEQEEDTLRELRIFLRDVTHRLAVDRRFRVFTKPVDLEEVPDYVTVIKQPMDLSTVLSKIDLHQYLTAGDFLKDIDLICSNALEYNPDRDPGDRLIRHRACTLRDTAYAIVKEEMDEDFEQLCEEIQESRKKRGCSSSKYAPSYYYVMPKQDSVSGCKKTDHKCNERTKMPVPPVDSSTPLSNAVSKRKRRKNKWSSGSITKRRKIFQFNKENKIPEEDQDEVESGAEEILENDVSNMDQTEVEFIQDSCVEESENVLQERQTNGYENKSEAENERAVFETKSGSEKESAKFPGCLELKKRSEASDSQITQSFEEGNSNDTCVLHMTRARRSQVEQQQLMSVEKAMEILAEPASPLIVDYKDLKQLLNFVSEITKNFNIFHLEKLYAVLSQCIYRHRKDYDKTELVKEMKKEITTFRCAQ from the exons GAATTTTCTTCGGGCAAAATTGAATGTTTCAATGGACATTGTTTAAGATCAATGAGAAAAAGCATTCCGCCCTCTTCAGACTCTAGCTTTGACAAAAGCATGGAACTACTAAGTGAAAATGTCAGTGGAAGACACTTCACTAG GCGATTGGCAAAACTGAAAGCAGACAAAAAACCTGAAGAACGTAAGGAAG TCACCAGATCTCTGAAGACCAGAGCTGATGCAAAAGCTACAGAAGAAATCCATGAAGAAAATGGGGATTTGGAAGTTCGTCGAAGCTGCAGACTTAGACGAAGTCGTTACACTACTACAAACCAATCTGTTTTGTTTGATAAACTTATAACAAA TACTGCAGAAGCAGTATTACAAAAAATGGATGACATGAAGAAGATGCGTAGACGCCGAATGATGGACTTGGAAGACCTTGGGGTGTTCAATGATGCAGAAGaa GAAAATCTTGATGTGTACTCCcgaggaaagaagaagaaagaaattcaaaGAACTGATGAAGAAATAGCTGACAATCAAGATGGGAGCgtag AATCATCAGAAGAAGGTGAAGACCAAGATGATGAAGATGGAGAAGATACTCAAAAGCGTTATGACCTTAGACAGAGGAAAACTGTTGTACGCTATCAAGCTCCATTGGAAA AACCAAGGCAACGTAAGATATTTTTTTCGGGACGGTCTTCTCCTGTCAGACAAAGATATTCTTTCAGAAGTGCTCAGTCACAAAGCCCTTGCTGCAAAAGAACTAACAG ACGGAGACATGCAGTCCACAACAGTGATTccacgtcctcctcctcctcgtcatCTTCATCTGATGATGAAGAGCGTTTTGAGAGGCGTAGGAAACGCAGCCGCAACAGAGCTTTAAGAAG GTGTCTTCCCCTAAACTTTCGGAAAGATGAATTAAAGGGAATTCACAAGGATCGAATGAAAATTGGAGCGAGTCTGGCTGACGTTGATCCAATGCAAATAGATTGTTCA gtacgatttgatggtgtgggtggtctttCTGACCACATTTCAGCATTAaaagagatggtcatttttccattgctttatcCAGAAGTCTTTGAGAGATTCAAAATTCAGCCTCCAAG AGGCTGTCTATTCTATGGTCCACCAGggactggaaagacactggttgCTCGGGCACTTGCTAATGAATGTAGCCAAGGTGACAGGCGAATAGCCTTTTTTATGAGAAAAGGTGCTGATTGCCTAAGTAAATGGGTGGGAGAATCTGAACGACAGCTTCGTTTATTATTTGATCAG GCCTATCAGATGCGGCCttccattattttctttgatgaaatAGATGGTCTTGCTCCTGTGCGGTCCAGTAGACAAGATCAAATTCACAG TTCTATTGTATCAACACTTCTGGcacttatggatggcttagataGCAGAGGAGAAATTGTTGTAATTGGAGCCACCAACCGCCTGGATTCTAtagatcctgctttacgaagacCTGGACGCTTTGACCGAGAATTCCTTTTTAGCTTGCCGAATAAAGAG GctagaaaagagattttaaagatTCACACACGAGACTGGACCCCGAAGCCATTGGACATGTTTCTTgaagagcttgctgaaaaatgtgttG GATACTGTGGCGCTGATATTAAATCCATATgtgctgaagctgccctctgtgctttgcgcCGACGCTATCCTCAAATATACAGAAGCAGTGAGAAATTGCAGTTAGATATCACTTCAATTAAAATAACAGCGAAGGATTTtgttgtggctatgcagaagactgtaCCAGCTTcgcagagggctgtggcttcacCTGGACAAGCCTTATCACCCATTTCTAAACCACTGCTTGAAAATACGTTAGAGAGAATTTTAGAAGCCCTACAGAGAGTATTTCCTCATGCAGAGCTTGGACTAAAGAAGGACCAACAACAAG ATGGTATaaaccatattttaaaaaatgattcaatctatagtgatgaggaatcaccttcagtcTTTGAAGATAAGCTATCTCATAAAATGCCTGGtagacaaaaggaaaaattccTCAACTTTAACAG AAATGCTTATCACCAGCCAACATCTTACAGGCCAAGGCTCTTActagctggagagccaggatatgGGCAGGGTTCTCACTTGGCACCTGCAGTAATACATGCTCTGGAGAAGTTTGCAGTTTATACACTGGACCTGTCAGTTCTGTTTGTTAGCGTCACATCACCAGAAGAAACGTGTGCACAG ttgatccgagaagctcagaggacagcaccaagtataatttatattccacatatccattTATGGTGGGAGACAGTTGGAGTTGCATTGAAAGCTACTTTTACAACATTGTTACAGAACATTCCAACATTTGCTCCAATTTTgttgcttgcaacatcagatgtctGTCACGCAGATCTCCCAAAAGAG ATACAAGATTTGTTTATTAATGattatggagaagttttcaacaTCCGGTTGCCTagtaaggaagaaagaagaaagtttttTGAGGACTTAATTGTAAATCAAGCTGCTAAACCTCCTGCATCAAAAAAGAAAGCAG TTTGGCAGGCCCTGGAAGTACTGCCTGTGGCACCGCCACCTGAGCCTCGACAGCtaacagaggaagaaataaaacagttGGAGGAGCAAGAGGAGGATACACTTCGCGAACTTAGGATTTTCTTAAGGGATGTTACTCACAGACTTGCTGTTGACAGACGTTTCAGGGTCTTCACAAAGCCTGTTGACCTAGAGGAG GTACCTGATTATGTCACAGTTATTAAACAGCCAATGGATCTTTCAACAGTTCTCTCTAAAATTGACTTGCACCAATATCTAACTGCAGGAGATTTTCTGAAAGATATTGATCTAATCTGTAGCAATGCCTTAGAATACAACCCAGATAGAGATCCTGGAG ATCGTCTCATTAGACACAGAGCTTGTACTCTGAGAGATACTGCATATGCCATAGTGAAGGAAGAAATGGATGAAGATTTTGAACAACTTTGTGAAGAAATTCAAGAATCTCGTAAGAAAAGAG GCTGCAGCTCTTCAAAGTATGCTCCATCTTACTACTATGTGATGCCAAAGCAGGACTCTGTTTCTGGGTGTAAGAAAACAGATCACAAGTGTAATGAAAGAACAAAGATGCCAGTGCCGCCTGTGGATTCCAGTACACCTCTGTCTAATG CTGTGTCAAAAAGAAAACGTAGAAAGAACAAATGGTCTTCAGGTAGTATAACAAAGAGGAGAAAGATTTTTCAGTTCAATAAAGAGAATAAAATTCCGGAAGAAGACCAAGATGAAGTAGAGAGTGGTGCAGAAGAGATTCTGGAAAACGATGTTTCTAACATGGATCAAACCGAAGTTGAGTTCATACAAGATTCTTGTGTGGAAGAaagtgaaaatgttcttcaaGAACGACAGACAAATGGCTATGAAAATAAATCTGAGGCAGAAAATGAGAGAGCTGTCTTTGAGACTAAATCTGGTTCTGAAAAGGAGAGTGCCAAGTTTCCTGGATGTTTGGAGCTAAAAAAGAGAAGCGAAGCTTCTGATTCACAAATAACACAAAGTTTTGAAGAGGGCAATTCAAATG ATACTTGTGTACTTCATATGACTCGGGCTAGACGTTCTCAGGTAGAACAGCAACAGCTTATGAGTGTCGAGAAAGCTATGGAAATTCTCGCAGAGCCAGCTTCCCCCCTTATTGTGGATTACAAAGATCTTAAG caactgctgaattttGTCAGTGAGATAACTAAGAACTTCAATATATTTCACTTGGAAAAATTATATGCTGTGCTCAGTCAGTGTATTTACCGACACCGGAAAGATTATGACAAAACCGAATTAGTAAAg gaaatgaagaaagaaattacAACCTTCCGTTGTGCACAGTAA
- the ATAD2 gene encoding ATPase family AAA domain-containing protein 2 isoform X2 — protein MKTYKKVQDTCPESSEEGEDQDDEDGEDTQKRYDLRQRKTVVRYQAPLEKPRQRKIFFSGRSSPVRQRYSFRSAQSQSPCCKRTNRRRHAVHNSDSTSSSSSSSSSDDEERFERRRKRSRNRALRRCLPLNFRKDELKGIHKDRMKIGASLADVDPMQIDCSVRFDGVGGLSDHISALKEMVIFPLLYPEVFERFKIQPPRGCLFYGPPGTGKTLVARALANECSQGDRRIAFFMRKGADCLSKWVGESERQLRLLFDQAYQMRPSIIFFDEIDGLAPVRSSRQDQIHSSIVSTLLALMDGLDSRGEIVVIGATNRLDSIDPALRRPGRFDREFLFSLPNKEARKEILKIHTRDWTPKPLDMFLEELAEKCVGYCGADIKSICAEAALCALRRRYPQIYRSSEKLQLDITSIKITAKDFVVAMQKTVPASQRAVASPGQALSPISKPLLENTLERILEALQRVFPHAELGLKKDQQQDGINHILKNDSIYSDEESPSVFEDKLSHKMPGRQKEKFLNFNRNAYHQPTSYRPRLLLAGEPGYGQGSHLAPAVIHALEKFAVYTLDLSVLFVSVTSPEETCAQLIREAQRTAPSIIYIPHIHLWWETVGVALKATFTTLLQNIPTFAPILLLATSDVCHADLPKEIQDLFINDYGEVFNIRLPSKEERRKFFEDLIVNQAAKPPASKKKAVWQALEVLPVAPPPEPRQLTEEEIKQLEEQEEDTLRELRIFLRDVTHRLAVDRRFRVFTKPVDLEEVPDYVTVIKQPMDLSTVLSKIDLHQYLTAGDFLKDIDLICSNALEYNPDRDPGDRLIRHRACTLRDTAYAIVKEEMDEDFEQLCEEIQESRKKRGCSSSKYAPSYYYVMPKQDSVSGCKKTDHKCNERTKMPVPPVDSSTPLSNAVSKRKRRKNKWSSGSITKRRKIFQFNKENKIPEEDQDEVESGAEEILENDVSNMDQTEVEFIQDSCVEESENVLQERQTNGYENKSEAENERAVFETKSGSEKESAKFPGCLELKKRSEASDSQITQSFEEGNSNDTCVLHMTRARRSQVEQQQLMSVEKAMEILAEPASPLIVDYKDLKQLLNFVSEITKNFNIFHLEKLYAVLSQCIYRHRKDYDKTELVKEMKKEITTFRCAQ, from the exons ATGAAGACCTACAAAAAGGTTCAAGACACATGTCCAG AATCATCAGAAGAAGGTGAAGACCAAGATGATGAAGATGGAGAAGATACTCAAAAGCGTTATGACCTTAGACAGAGGAAAACTGTTGTACGCTATCAAGCTCCATTGGAAA AACCAAGGCAACGTAAGATATTTTTTTCGGGACGGTCTTCTCCTGTCAGACAAAGATATTCTTTCAGAAGTGCTCAGTCACAAAGCCCTTGCTGCAAAAGAACTAACAG ACGGAGACATGCAGTCCACAACAGTGATTccacgtcctcctcctcctcgtcatCTTCATCTGATGATGAAGAGCGTTTTGAGAGGCGTAGGAAACGCAGCCGCAACAGAGCTTTAAGAAG GTGTCTTCCCCTAAACTTTCGGAAAGATGAATTAAAGGGAATTCACAAGGATCGAATGAAAATTGGAGCGAGTCTGGCTGACGTTGATCCAATGCAAATAGATTGTTCA gtacgatttgatggtgtgggtggtctttCTGACCACATTTCAGCATTAaaagagatggtcatttttccattgctttatcCAGAAGTCTTTGAGAGATTCAAAATTCAGCCTCCAAG AGGCTGTCTATTCTATGGTCCACCAGggactggaaagacactggttgCTCGGGCACTTGCTAATGAATGTAGCCAAGGTGACAGGCGAATAGCCTTTTTTATGAGAAAAGGTGCTGATTGCCTAAGTAAATGGGTGGGAGAATCTGAACGACAGCTTCGTTTATTATTTGATCAG GCCTATCAGATGCGGCCttccattattttctttgatgaaatAGATGGTCTTGCTCCTGTGCGGTCCAGTAGACAAGATCAAATTCACAG TTCTATTGTATCAACACTTCTGGcacttatggatggcttagataGCAGAGGAGAAATTGTTGTAATTGGAGCCACCAACCGCCTGGATTCTAtagatcctgctttacgaagacCTGGACGCTTTGACCGAGAATTCCTTTTTAGCTTGCCGAATAAAGAG GctagaaaagagattttaaagatTCACACACGAGACTGGACCCCGAAGCCATTGGACATGTTTCTTgaagagcttgctgaaaaatgtgttG GATACTGTGGCGCTGATATTAAATCCATATgtgctgaagctgccctctgtgctttgcgcCGACGCTATCCTCAAATATACAGAAGCAGTGAGAAATTGCAGTTAGATATCACTTCAATTAAAATAACAGCGAAGGATTTtgttgtggctatgcagaagactgtaCCAGCTTcgcagagggctgtggcttcacCTGGACAAGCCTTATCACCCATTTCTAAACCACTGCTTGAAAATACGTTAGAGAGAATTTTAGAAGCCCTACAGAGAGTATTTCCTCATGCAGAGCTTGGACTAAAGAAGGACCAACAACAAG ATGGTATaaaccatattttaaaaaatgattcaatctatagtgatgaggaatcaccttcagtcTTTGAAGATAAGCTATCTCATAAAATGCCTGGtagacaaaaggaaaaattccTCAACTTTAACAG AAATGCTTATCACCAGCCAACATCTTACAGGCCAAGGCTCTTActagctggagagccaggatatgGGCAGGGTTCTCACTTGGCACCTGCAGTAATACATGCTCTGGAGAAGTTTGCAGTTTATACACTGGACCTGTCAGTTCTGTTTGTTAGCGTCACATCACCAGAAGAAACGTGTGCACAG ttgatccgagaagctcagaggacagcaccaagtataatttatattccacatatccattTATGGTGGGAGACAGTTGGAGTTGCATTGAAAGCTACTTTTACAACATTGTTACAGAACATTCCAACATTTGCTCCAATTTTgttgcttgcaacatcagatgtctGTCACGCAGATCTCCCAAAAGAG ATACAAGATTTGTTTATTAATGattatggagaagttttcaacaTCCGGTTGCCTagtaaggaagaaagaagaaagtttttTGAGGACTTAATTGTAAATCAAGCTGCTAAACCTCCTGCATCAAAAAAGAAAGCAG TTTGGCAGGCCCTGGAAGTACTGCCTGTGGCACCGCCACCTGAGCCTCGACAGCtaacagaggaagaaataaaacagttGGAGGAGCAAGAGGAGGATACACTTCGCGAACTTAGGATTTTCTTAAGGGATGTTACTCACAGACTTGCTGTTGACAGACGTTTCAGGGTCTTCACAAAGCCTGTTGACCTAGAGGAG GTACCTGATTATGTCACAGTTATTAAACAGCCAATGGATCTTTCAACAGTTCTCTCTAAAATTGACTTGCACCAATATCTAACTGCAGGAGATTTTCTGAAAGATATTGATCTAATCTGTAGCAATGCCTTAGAATACAACCCAGATAGAGATCCTGGAG ATCGTCTCATTAGACACAGAGCTTGTACTCTGAGAGATACTGCATATGCCATAGTGAAGGAAGAAATGGATGAAGATTTTGAACAACTTTGTGAAGAAATTCAAGAATCTCGTAAGAAAAGAG GCTGCAGCTCTTCAAAGTATGCTCCATCTTACTACTATGTGATGCCAAAGCAGGACTCTGTTTCTGGGTGTAAGAAAACAGATCACAAGTGTAATGAAAGAACAAAGATGCCAGTGCCGCCTGTGGATTCCAGTACACCTCTGTCTAATG CTGTGTCAAAAAGAAAACGTAGAAAGAACAAATGGTCTTCAGGTAGTATAACAAAGAGGAGAAAGATTTTTCAGTTCAATAAAGAGAATAAAATTCCGGAAGAAGACCAAGATGAAGTAGAGAGTGGTGCAGAAGAGATTCTGGAAAACGATGTTTCTAACATGGATCAAACCGAAGTTGAGTTCATACAAGATTCTTGTGTGGAAGAaagtgaaaatgttcttcaaGAACGACAGACAAATGGCTATGAAAATAAATCTGAGGCAGAAAATGAGAGAGCTGTCTTTGAGACTAAATCTGGTTCTGAAAAGGAGAGTGCCAAGTTTCCTGGATGTTTGGAGCTAAAAAAGAGAAGCGAAGCTTCTGATTCACAAATAACACAAAGTTTTGAAGAGGGCAATTCAAATG ATACTTGTGTACTTCATATGACTCGGGCTAGACGTTCTCAGGTAGAACAGCAACAGCTTATGAGTGTCGAGAAAGCTATGGAAATTCTCGCAGAGCCAGCTTCCCCCCTTATTGTGGATTACAAAGATCTTAAG caactgctgaattttGTCAGTGAGATAACTAAGAACTTCAATATATTTCACTTGGAAAAATTATATGCTGTGCTCAGTCAGTGTATTTACCGACACCGGAAAGATTATGACAAAACCGAATTAGTAAAg gaaatgaagaaagaaattacAACCTTCCGTTGTGCACAGTAA